A genome region from Pseudomonas pergaminensis includes the following:
- a CDS encoding DUF3565 domain-containing protein, with protein sequence MGRDLLHKNEERTSLNKDLPESEQNPDRRDRSTASFIIGFHQDEDQHWVAELSCGHTQHLRHQPPWQSRAWVLDPAQRLEKIGQPFACGWCAQERE encoded by the coding sequence ATGGGGCGAGACCTTTTGCATAAGAATGAAGAACGGACAAGTCTAAACAAGGATTTGCCCGAAAGCGAACAGAACCCGGACAGACGGGACCGATCAACGGCATCCTTCATCATCGGGTTCCACCAGGACGAGGACCAGCACTGGGTCGCCGAGCTCTCTTGCGGCCACACCCAGCACCTTCGCCACCAGCCACCCTGGCAGTCCCGCGCCTGGGTACTCGACCCCGCGCAACGCCTTGAAAAAATAGGCCAGCCCTTTGCCTGCGGCTGGTGTGCGCAGGAGCGCGAATAA
- the murJ gene encoding murein biosynthesis integral membrane protein MurJ, translating into MNLLKSLAAVSSITMISRVLGFVRDTLLARIFGASMATDAFFIAFKLPNLLRRIFAEGAFSQAFVPILAEYKTQQGEEATRTFIAYVSGLLTLVLMLVTILGMLAAPWVIWATAPGFANTPEKFALTTDLLRVTFPYILLISLSSLAGAILNTWNRFSVPAFVPTLLNVSMIIFALFLTPYFDPPVMALGWAVLAGGLAQLLYQLPHLKKIGMLVLPRLNLKDTGVWRVMRNMLPAILGVSVSQISLIINTAFASLLVSGSVSWMYYADRLMELPSGVLGVALGTILLPTLARTYASKDRQEYSRILDWGLRLCFVLVLPCALALGILAEPLTVSLFQYGQFDAHDALMTQHALVAYSVGLLGIIVIKVLAPGFYAQQNIRTPVKIAIFTLVVTQLLNLVFIGPLAHAGLALAISAGACINAGLLFYQLRKQQMFQPQPGWGLFALKLLVAVGAMSAVLLGLMHFMPAWDEGHMLERFLRLGVLVVAGVVVYFGMLLLQGFRLRDFNRKSLS; encoded by the coding sequence ATGAATCTGCTCAAATCGTTGGCCGCCGTCAGCTCTATCACGATGATCTCCCGGGTTCTGGGGTTTGTGCGTGACACCTTGCTGGCGCGCATTTTTGGCGCCAGCATGGCCACGGATGCCTTCTTTATTGCATTTAAGTTACCCAACCTGCTGCGACGGATCTTCGCCGAAGGCGCGTTTTCCCAGGCATTCGTGCCGATCCTGGCCGAGTACAAGACCCAGCAGGGCGAGGAAGCCACCCGTACCTTTATTGCCTATGTCTCAGGCCTGTTGACCCTGGTACTGATGCTGGTGACCATCCTTGGCATGCTCGCCGCTCCCTGGGTGATCTGGGCCACGGCCCCCGGTTTTGCCAACACCCCGGAAAAATTCGCGCTGACCACCGATCTGCTGCGGGTGACCTTTCCTTATATATTGCTGATCTCCCTTTCATCCCTGGCCGGTGCGATCCTCAATACCTGGAATCGTTTTTCGGTGCCGGCCTTCGTGCCGACCCTGCTGAACGTCAGCATGATCATCTTCGCGCTGTTCCTTACCCCGTATTTCGACCCACCGGTAATGGCCCTGGGCTGGGCCGTCCTGGCCGGCGGCCTGGCGCAACTGCTCTACCAGCTGCCACACCTGAAAAAGATCGGCATGCTCGTGTTGCCGCGCCTGAACCTCAAGGACACCGGCGTGTGGCGCGTGATGCGCAATATGTTGCCAGCGATCCTCGGCGTGTCGGTCAGCCAGATTTCGCTGATTATCAACACGGCGTTCGCTTCGCTGCTGGTGTCTGGCTCGGTGTCGTGGATGTACTACGCCGACCGCCTGATGGAGTTGCCGTCCGGCGTGCTGGGCGTGGCGCTGGGCACGATTCTGCTGCCGACGCTGGCGCGCACCTACGCCAGTAAAGATCGCCAGGAATACTCGCGCATCCTCGACTGGGGCCTGCGCCTGTGCTTTGTGCTGGTGCTGCCATGCGCCCTGGCGCTGGGGATCCTGGCCGAGCCGTTGACCGTGTCGTTGTTTCAATACGGACAGTTCGATGCCCATGACGCCTTGATGACGCAGCACGCGCTGGTCGCTTATTCCGTCGGTCTGCTCGGCATTATCGTGATCAAAGTGCTGGCTCCCGGCTTCTATGCCCAGCAAAACATCCGTACGCCGGTCAAAATCGCGATCTTCACCTTGGTCGTCACGCAACTGCTCAACCTGGTGTTTATCGGTCCGCTGGCTCACGCTGGCCTGGCCCTGGCCATCAGTGCCGGCGCATGTATCAATGCCGGGCTGTTGTTTTACCAGCTGCGCAAACAGCAAATGTTTCAGCCGCAGCCAGGTTGGGGCCTGTTTGCCCTCAAGCTGCTGGTGGCGGTGGGGGCGATGTCAGCAGTGCTGCTGGGCTTGATGCACTTTATGCCCGCCTGGGATGAAGGCCATATGCTTGAGCGCTTCCTGCGCCTGGGCGTGCTGGTCGTCGCTGGCGTGGTGGTGTACTTCGGGATGTTGCTGCTGCAAGGCTTCCGGCTGCGGGATTTCAATCGCAAGTCGCTGAGCTAG
- the rpsT gene encoding 30S ribosomal protein S20 — MANTPSAKKRAKQAEKRRSHNASLRSMVRTYIKNVVKAIDTKDAEKAQAAYVLAVPVIDRMADKGIIHKNKAARHKSRLNGHIKALSVPAAA; from the coding sequence GTGGCCAACACACCTTCCGCCAAAAAACGTGCAAAACAGGCTGAGAAGCGTCGCAGCCACAACGCCAGCCTGCGTTCCATGGTTCGTACCTACATCAAGAATGTAGTTAAAGCCATCGACACCAAAGACGCTGAAAAAGCCCAAGCTGCTTACGTTCTGGCTGTGCCAGTTATCGACCGCATGGCCGATAAAGGCATCATCCACAAGAACAAGGCCGCTCGCCATAAGAGCCGCCTGAATGGCCACATCAAGGCTCTGAGCGTTCCTGCTGCAGCCTAA
- a CDS encoding Nif3-like dinuclear metal center hexameric protein has translation MAVPLTTLVEEADRYLGSAKIADYCPNGLQVEGRPQVMRIVSGVTASQALLDAAVEAQADLILVHHGYFWKGENPCITGMKQRRLKTLLKHDISLLAYHLPLDLHPDVGNNVQLARQLDITVEGPLDPSNPKIVGLVGSLAEPLSPRDFARRVQEVMGREPLLIEGSEMIRRVGWCTGGGQGYIDDAIAAGVDLYLSGEASEQTFHSARENDISFIAAGHHATERYGVQALGDYLARRFALEHLFIDCPNPI, from the coding sequence ATGGCCGTCCCCCTTACCACCCTCGTCGAGGAAGCGGACCGCTACCTCGGCAGTGCAAAAATTGCCGATTATTGCCCCAATGGCCTGCAGGTCGAGGGCCGCCCTCAAGTGATGCGCATCGTCAGCGGCGTGACCGCCAGCCAGGCCTTGCTGGATGCTGCCGTCGAAGCCCAGGCCGATTTGATCCTGGTGCACCACGGCTATTTCTGGAAAGGCGAAAACCCCTGCATCACCGGGATGAAGCAGCGTCGCCTCAAGACGCTGCTCAAGCACGACATCAGCCTGTTGGCCTACCATCTGCCGTTGGACTTGCATCCCGACGTCGGTAATAACGTGCAACTTGCCCGTCAGTTGGATATCACCGTCGAAGGCCCGCTGGACCCGAGCAACCCCAAGATCGTCGGACTGGTCGGCTCCCTCGCCGAGCCCCTGTCACCCCGTGATTTCGCCCGCCGTGTGCAGGAGGTCATGGGCCGTGAACCGCTGCTGATCGAAGGCAGCGAAATGATCCGCCGTGTCGGCTGGTGCACCGGCGGTGGCCAGGGCTACATCGACGACGCGATTGCGGCCGGTGTCGACCTGTACCTGAGCGGTGAAGCCTCCGAGCAAACTTTTCACAGCGCCCGCGAAAACGACATCAGCTTCATCGCCGCCGGCCACCACGCCACCGAGCGCTACGGCGTACAGGCCCTGGGCGATTACCTGGCGCGGCGCTTTGCCCTGGAGCATCTGTTCATCGATTGCCCCAACCCGATTTGA
- a CDS encoding acyltransferase, which translates to MLDFLPAAVRGVIASLLLALNTILLCSFLFIVALFKALPFAKRFSEWLMNHTHEAWVTNNKGWMNLVRRTRWHLTGLEGLDYQHSYLVTSNHQSWVDIMVLQYVLNRRIRPLKFFLKQELIWVPVIGLAWWALGFPFMKRYTKAYLEKHPEKKGKDLETTRKTCAKFRDNPVGIFNFAEGTRFTPGKHAQQNSPFRYLLKPKAGGIAFVLDAMGEQLKSLVNVTIHYPAGRPGYWDLLCGNVKDVVVQFEEVQIPAAFIGKNYEQDGEYRTAFQGWINRLWEDKDQLLEKLHKDFPGKQ; encoded by the coding sequence ATGCTGGATTTTCTACCTGCCGCCGTGCGCGGGGTGATCGCTTCGCTGTTGCTGGCGCTGAACACGATCCTGCTGTGTTCGTTCCTGTTTATCGTGGCGCTGTTCAAGGCGCTGCCATTTGCCAAGCGTTTCAGCGAATGGCTGATGAACCACACCCATGAGGCGTGGGTGACCAACAACAAGGGCTGGATGAACCTGGTACGCCGCACCCGCTGGCACCTGACCGGGCTTGAAGGCCTTGATTACCAGCACTCGTACCTGGTGACCAGCAACCACCAGAGCTGGGTCGACATCATGGTGTTGCAATACGTGCTGAACCGCCGAATTCGCCCGCTGAAATTCTTCCTCAAGCAGGAGCTGATCTGGGTGCCGGTGATTGGCCTGGCGTGGTGGGCGCTCGGCTTTCCGTTCATGAAGCGCTACACCAAGGCCTACCTGGAAAAACACCCGGAAAAGAAAGGCAAGGACCTGGAAACCACCCGTAAGACCTGTGCGAAGTTTCGCGACAACCCGGTGGGCATTTTCAACTTTGCCGAGGGCACACGCTTTACGCCGGGCAAACATGCCCAGCAAAACTCGCCGTTTCGCTACCTGCTCAAGCCCAAGGCTGGCGGCATTGCGTTTGTGCTGGATGCCATGGGCGAGCAGTTGAAGTCACTGGTAAACGTGACCATTCACTACCCGGCCGGGCGTCCTGGGTATTGGGATTTGCTGTGTGGGAATGTGAAGGATGTGGTGGTGCAGTTCGAAGAAGTGCAGATCCCGGCCGCGTTCATTGGCAAGAATTATGAGCAGGATGGGGAGTATCGGACGGCGTTCCAGGGCTGGATCAACCGGTTGTGGGAAGACAAGGACCAACTGCTGGAAAAGCTGCACAAAGACTTCCCAGGTAAACAGTGA
- the cysN gene encoding sulfate adenylyltransferase subunit CysN, whose amino-acid sequence MSHQSDLISEDILAYLGQHERKEMLRFLTCGNVDDGKSTLIGRLLHDSKMIYEDHLEAITRDSKKSGTTGDDIDLALLVDGLQAEREQGITIDVAYRYFSTAKRKFIIADTPGHEQYTRNMATGASTCDLAIILIDARYGVQTQTRRHSFIASLLGIKHIVVAVNKMDINGFDQSVFEQIKADYLKFADGIAFKPSTLAFVPMSALKGDNVVNKSERSPWYTGQSLMEILETVEIANDRNYTDLRFPVQYVNRPNLNFRGFAGTLASGIVHKGDEVVVLPSGKSSRVKSIVTFEGELEHAGPGQAVTLTMEDEIDISRGDLLVHADNVPQVTDAFDAMLVWMAEEPMLPGKKYDIKRATSYVPGSITSIVHRVDVNTLAEGPASSLQLNEIGRVKVSLDAAIALDGYDSNRTTGAFIVIDRLTNGTVAAGMIIAPPVTHGSSAQHGKLAHVATEERALRFGQQPATVLFSGLSGAGKSTLAYAVERKLFDMGRAVFVLDGQNLRHDLNKGLPQDRAGRTENWRRAAHVARQFNEAGLLTLAAFVAPDAEGREQAKALIGADRLLTVYVQASPLVCAERDPQGLYAAGGDNIPGESFPYDVPLNADLVIDTQALSLEESVKQVLELLRQRGAI is encoded by the coding sequence ATGTCGCATCAATCTGATTTGATCAGCGAGGACATCCTCGCCTACCTGGGCCAGCACGAGCGCAAGGAAATGTTGCGCTTCCTGACCTGTGGCAACGTCGACGACGGCAAGAGCACCCTGATTGGGCGCCTGCTGCACGACTCCAAGATGATCTACGAAGATCACCTGGAAGCCATCACCCGCGATTCGAAGAAGTCCGGCACCACGGGCGATGATATCGACCTGGCACTGCTGGTCGACGGCCTGCAGGCCGAGCGTGAGCAAGGCATCACCATCGACGTTGCCTACCGCTACTTCTCCACCGCCAAACGCAAATTCATCATCGCCGACACCCCCGGCCATGAGCAGTACACCCGCAACATGGCCACCGGTGCCTCCACCTGTGATCTGGCGATCATCCTGATTGACGCGCGTTATGGCGTGCAGACCCAGACCCGTCGCCACAGCTTTATCGCCTCTTTGCTGGGCATCAAGCACATCGTGGTGGCCGTCAACAAGATGGACATCAATGGCTTCGACCAGAGCGTATTCGAGCAGATCAAGGCCGATTACCTGAAGTTCGCCGACGGTATCGCGTTCAAGCCGAGCACCCTGGCGTTCGTGCCGATGTCGGCGCTCAAGGGCGACAACGTGGTGAACAAGAGTGAGCGTTCGCCTTGGTACACCGGGCAGTCGCTGATGGAGATCCTCGAAACCGTCGAGATCGCCAACGACCGCAACTACACCGACCTGCGTTTCCCGGTGCAGTACGTCAACCGCCCGAACCTGAACTTCCGTGGTTTTGCCGGCACCTTGGCCAGCGGCATCGTGCACAAGGGCGACGAAGTCGTGGTGCTGCCGTCGGGCAAGAGCAGTCGCGTCAAATCCATCGTCACCTTTGAAGGTGAACTGGAGCACGCCGGCCCAGGCCAGGCCGTGACCCTGACCATGGAAGACGAGATCGACATCTCCCGTGGCGACCTGCTGGTACACGCCGACAATGTGCCGCAAGTGACCGATGCCTTTGACGCCATGCTGGTGTGGATGGCCGAAGAGCCGATGCTGCCGGGCAAAAAATACGACATCAAGCGCGCCACCAGCTACGTGCCGGGTTCCATCACCAGCATCGTGCACCGCGTGGATGTGAACACCCTGGCCGAAGGCCCGGCGAGTTCGCTGCAGTTGAACGAGATCGGCCGGGTCAAGGTCAGTCTCGACGCGGCCATCGCCCTGGACGGCTACGACAGTAACCGCACCACTGGCGCGTTCATTGTTATCGACCGCCTGACCAACGGCACCGTGGCGGCGGGCATGATCATCGCACCACCGGTCACCCACGGCAGCTCGGCGCAGCACGGCAAGCTGGCTCACGTCGCCACCGAAGAGCGCGCACTGCGCTTTGGCCAGCAACCGGCTACCGTGCTGTTCAGCGGCCTGTCGGGCGCTGGCAAGAGCACCTTGGCCTACGCGGTTGAGCGCAAGCTCTTCGACATGGGCCGTGCGGTGTTCGTGCTGGATGGCCAGAACCTGCGTCACGACCTGAACAAAGGCTTGCCGCAGGACCGCGCCGGTCGCACCGAGAACTGGCGTCGTGCCGCTCACGTGGCACGCCAGTTCAACGAAGCCGGCCTGCTGACCCTGGCTGCCTTTGTGGCGCCGGATGCCGAAGGCCGTGAACAGGCCAAGGCGCTGATCGGCGCTGACCGCCTGCTGACCGTCTACGTGCAAGCGTCGCCGCTGGTGTGCGCCGAGCGTGATCCGCAAGGCTTGTACGCTGCCGGTGGGGATAACATCCCGGGCGAGTCCTTCCCGTATGACGTGCCGTTGAATGCCGACCTGGTCATCGACACCCAGGCCCTGTCGCTGGAAGAGAGCGTCAAGCAAGTGCTGGAGTTGTTGCGCCAGCGCGGCGCGATCTAA
- the ribF gene encoding bifunctional riboflavin kinase/FAD synthetase gives MQLVRGLHNLRPEHRGCVATIGNFDGVHRGHQAILARLRERAVELGVPSCVVIFEPQPREYFTPETAPARLARLRDKLQLLAEEGVDRVLCLAFNQRLQSLSAAEFVDRILVDGLGVQHLEVGDDFRFGCDRVGDFDFLQHAGVNQGFTVEAAQTVELDGLRVSSTQVRNALAAADFALAERLLGRPFRIAGRVLHGQKLARQLGTPTANVQLKRRRVPLTGVYLVSVDIDGQSWPGVANIGVRPTVAGDGKAHLEVHLLDFAGDLYDRRLTVVFHQKLREEQRFASLEALKTAINADVAAARALAAPSAHR, from the coding sequence ATGCAGCTGGTTCGAGGTCTCCACAACCTACGCCCCGAGCATCGGGGCTGCGTCGCCACTATTGGCAACTTTGACGGTGTTCACCGTGGCCACCAGGCTATCCTGGCTCGGCTGCGCGAGCGTGCGGTCGAGTTGGGCGTGCCCAGCTGCGTGGTGATTTTCGAGCCACAGCCGCGGGAATACTTCACGCCCGAGACCGCGCCAGCGCGCCTGGCCCGCCTGCGGGACAAGCTGCAACTGCTGGCCGAAGAAGGCGTGGACCGCGTCCTCTGCCTGGCTTTCAACCAGCGTTTGCAAAGCCTGAGCGCCGCCGAGTTCGTCGACCGCATCCTGGTCGATGGCCTGGGCGTGCAGCACCTGGAGGTCGGTGACGATTTCCGTTTTGGTTGCGACCGCGTGGGTGATTTCGATTTCCTGCAGCATGCCGGCGTCAACCAGGGGTTTACCGTCGAAGCCGCGCAAACCGTCGAACTGGACGGCCTGCGCGTGAGCAGTACCCAGGTGCGTAACGCCCTGGCTGCTGCCGACTTCGCCTTGGCCGAGCGGCTGCTCGGCCGCCCGTTCCGCATTGCCGGGCGGGTCCTGCACGGCCAGAAGCTGGCGCGCCAATTGGGCACGCCAACCGCCAACGTGCAACTCAAGCGCCGTCGTGTGCCGCTGACCGGGGTCTACCTGGTGAGCGTCGACATCGACGGCCAATCGTGGCCGGGAGTCGCCAACATAGGCGTCAGGCCCACGGTTGCAGGTGATGGCAAGGCCCACCTGGAAGTACATCTGCTGGATTTTGCCGGTGATCTGTATGACCGGCGTTTGACGGTGGTTTTCCACCAGAAGCTGCGTGAAGAGCAGCGTTTCGCCTCCCTTGAGGCGTTGAAAACGGCGATCAATGCGGATGTCGCCGCCGCCCGTGCACTAGCCGCACCTAGCGCCCATCGCTAA
- the pta gene encoding phosphate acetyltransferase, with the protein MQTFFIAPTDFGVGLTSISLGLVRTLERAGLKVGFFKPIAQPHPGDTGPERSTELVARTHGLKPPQPLGLAHVERMLGDGQLDELLEEIITLYQQAAVGKDVLIVEGMVPTRSASYAARVNLHLAKSLDAEVILVSAPENEVLTELSGRVELQAQLFGGPKDPKVLGVILNKVRTDESMEAFSARLKEHSPLLRSGDFRLLGCIPYQPELNAPRTRDVADLMGAQILNAGDYETRRMTKIIICARTMRNTVELLKPGVLVVTPGDRDDIILAVSLAAINGVPLAGLLLTSDTLPDPRIMELCRGAFQAGLPVLSVSTGSYDTANQLNSLNKEIPIDDRERAEIITDFVASHLDARWLHQRCGTPREMRLSPAVFRYQLIQRAQAANKRIVLPEGSEPLTVQAAAICQARGIARCVLLAKPADVEAVARAQGIELPEGLEILDPDLIRQRYVEPMVALRKSKSLNAPMAEQQLEDTVVIATMMLALDEVDGLVSGVIHSTANTIRPALQLIKTAPGCTLVSSVFFMLFPEQVLVYGDCVMNPHPSAAELAEIALQSADSAAAFGITPRVAMISYSSGDSASGEEVEKVREATLLAHEQQSSLLIDGPLQYDAAANENVARQLAPNSQVAGKATVFVFPDLNTGNTTHKAVQRSADCVSLGPMLQGLRKPVNDLPRGAQVDDIVYTIALTAIQAANRPMDI; encoded by the coding sequence ATGCAGACTTTTTTTATCGCGCCCACCGATTTTGGTGTGGGTCTGACCTCCATCAGCCTTGGGCTGGTGCGTACCCTTGAGCGGGCCGGGCTGAAAGTCGGCTTTTTCAAGCCGATTGCCCAGCCACATCCCGGCGATACCGGCCCCGAGCGCTCCACCGAACTGGTGGCGCGCACCCACGGCCTCAAGCCGCCACAGCCCCTGGGCCTGGCCCATGTAGAGCGCATGCTCGGTGACGGCCAGCTCGACGAACTGCTCGAAGAAATCATCACGCTGTACCAGCAAGCGGCCGTGGGCAAGGACGTGCTGATCGTTGAAGGCATGGTGCCCACCCGCAGCGCCAGCTATGCGGCACGGGTCAACCTGCACCTGGCCAAGAGCCTGGATGCGGAAGTGATCCTGGTGTCCGCCCCGGAAAACGAAGTACTCACCGAGCTCTCCGGGCGCGTGGAACTGCAGGCCCAGCTGTTCGGCGGCCCGAAAGACCCGAAAGTACTCGGCGTGATCCTCAACAAGGTGCGCACCGACGAAAGCATGGAAGCTTTCTCGGCACGCCTCAAAGAACATTCGCCATTGTTGCGCAGCGGTGATTTCCGCCTGCTCGGCTGCATTCCCTACCAGCCGGAACTCAACGCGCCGCGCACCCGCGACGTCGCCGACCTGATGGGCGCGCAGATCCTCAACGCCGGCGACTACGAAACCCGGCGCATGACCAAGATCATCATTTGCGCCCGCACCATGCGCAACACCGTGGAGCTGCTCAAGCCCGGCGTGCTGGTGGTGACGCCCGGCGACCGCGACGACATCATCCTCGCTGTCAGCCTGGCGGCGATCAACGGCGTGCCCCTGGCCGGCCTGTTGCTGACCAGCGACACCCTGCCCGACCCGCGCATCATGGAGTTGTGCCGTGGCGCCTTCCAGGCCGGGCTGCCCGTGCTATCAGTGAGCACCGGCTCCTACGACACCGCCAACCAACTCAACAGCCTCAACAAAGAAATCCCCATCGATGACCGCGAGCGTGCGGAGATCATCACCGACTTCGTCGCCAGCCACCTCGATGCGCGCTGGCTGCACCAACGCTGCGGCACGCCACGGGAAATGCGCCTGTCACCCGCAGTGTTCCGCTACCAGTTGATCCAGCGTGCACAGGCGGCCAACAAACGCATCGTGCTGCCCGAAGGCAGCGAGCCACTGACCGTGCAAGCCGCCGCCATCTGCCAGGCGCGGGGCATTGCCCGCTGCGTGCTGCTGGCCAAGCCGGCAGACGTGGAAGCCGTCGCCCGCGCCCAGGGCATCGAACTGCCCGAAGGCCTGGAGATTCTAGACCCGGACCTGATTCGCCAACGCTACGTCGAGCCGATGGTGGCGCTGCGCAAGAGCAAGAGCCTCAACGCGCCGATGGCCGAGCAGCAATTGGAAGACACGGTGGTGATCGCCACCATGATGCTCGCGCTGGATGAAGTGGACGGCCTGGTCTCCGGCGTCATTCACTCCACCGCCAACACCATCCGCCCTGCCCTGCAGCTGATCAAGACCGCGCCGGGCTGCACCCTGGTGTCGTCGGTGTTCTTCATGCTGTTCCCCGAACAGGTGCTGGTGTACGGCGACTGCGTGATGAACCCGCACCCGAGCGCCGCCGAACTGGCGGAGATTGCCCTGCAAAGCGCCGACTCGGCGGCCGCGTTCGGCATCACCCCGCGGGTGGCGATGATCAGCTATTCCAGCGGTGACTCGGCCAGCGGCGAAGAAGTGGAAAAAGTCCGCGAAGCCACCCTGCTCGCCCACGAGCAGCAAAGCTCGCTGCTGATCGACGGGCCGCTGCAATACGACGCTGCCGCCAACGAGAACGTGGCCCGGCAACTGGCCCCCAACAGCCAGGTCGCCGGCAAGGCTACAGTGTTTGTGTTCCCCGACCTCAACACCGGCAACACCACGCACAAGGCCGTGCAGCGCAGCGCCGATTGCGTAAGCCTGGGGCCAATGCTCCAGGGCCTGCGCAAGCCGGTCAACGACCTGCCGCGTGGCGCCCAGGTAGACGACATCGTGTACACCATCGCGCTCACCGCGATCCAAGCCGCCAACCGACCTATGGATATCTAA
- a CDS encoding FKBP-type peptidyl-prolyl cis-trans isomerase: protein MTIAANKAVSIDYTLTNDAGEVIDSSAGGAPLVYLQGAGNIIPGLEKALEGKSVGDELTVAVEPEDAYGEYSAELVSTLSRSMFEGVDELEVGMQFHASAPDGQMQIVTIRDLDGDDVTVDGNHPLAGQRLNFQVKIVAIRDASQEEVAHGHVHGEGGHHH, encoded by the coding sequence ATGACGATCGCCGCTAACAAGGCTGTCTCCATCGACTATACCCTGACCAACGACGCTGGTGAGGTCATCGACAGCTCCGCCGGCGGCGCGCCGCTGGTCTACCTGCAAGGCGCAGGTAACATCATCCCAGGCCTGGAAAAGGCGCTGGAAGGCAAGAGCGTCGGTGATGAGCTGACCGTTGCCGTAGAACCTGAAGATGCCTACGGCGAGTACTCGGCCGAACTGGTCAGCACCCTGAGCCGCAGCATGTTCGAAGGCGTTGACGAACTGGAAGTGGGCATGCAGTTCCACGCATCCGCGCCGGACGGCCAAATGCAGATCGTCACCATCCGTGACCTGGACGGCGACGACGTGACCGTCGACGGCAACCACCCTCTGGCTGGCCAGCGCTTGAACTTCCAAGTGAAGATCGTTGCCATCCGCGACGCTTCCCAGGAAGAAGTGGCTCACGGCCACGTCCACGGTGAAGGCGGTCATCACCATTGA
- the cysD gene encoding sulfate adenylyltransferase subunit CysD, whose protein sequence is MVDKLTHLKQLEAESIHIIREVAAEFDNPVMLYSIGKDSAVMLHLARKAFFPGKLPFPVMHVDTRWKFQEMYKFRDKMVEELGLDLITHVNPDGVAQGINPFTHGSAKHTDIMKTEGLKQALDKHGFDAAFGGARRDEEKSRAKERVYSFRDSKHRWDPKNQRPELWNVYNGNVNKGESIRVFPLSNWTELDIWQYIYLEGIPIVPLYFAAEREVIEKNGTLIMIDDDRILEHLSDEDKARIVKKKVRFRTLGCYPLTGAVESEAETLTDIIQEMLLTRTSERQGRVIDHDGAGSMEDKKRQGYF, encoded by the coding sequence ATGGTCGACAAACTGACGCATCTGAAACAGCTGGAGGCGGAAAGCATCCACATCATCCGCGAGGTCGCCGCCGAGTTCGACAACCCGGTGATGCTCTACTCGATCGGTAAAGACTCCGCCGTGATGCTGCACCTGGCACGCAAGGCCTTTTTCCCGGGCAAACTGCCGTTCCCAGTGATGCACGTCGACACCCGCTGGAAATTCCAGGAGATGTACAAGTTCCGCGACAAGATGGTCGAGGAGCTGGGCCTGGACTTGATCACCCACGTGAACCCGGACGGCGTGGCGCAGGGCATCAACCCCTTCACCCACGGCAGCGCCAAGCACACCGACATCATGAAGACCGAAGGCCTCAAACAGGCCCTGGACAAGCATGGTTTCGACGCGGCCTTTGGCGGTGCCCGTCGCGATGAAGAGAAATCCCGCGCCAAAGAGCGCGTGTACTCATTCCGCGACAGCAAACACCGCTGGGACCCGAAAAACCAGCGCCCCGAGTTGTGGAATGTCTACAACGGCAACGTCAACAAGGGCGAGTCCATCCGCGTGTTCCCGCTGTCCAACTGGACCGAGCTGGACATCTGGCAGTACATCTACCTCGAAGGCATCCCGATCGTGCCGCTGTACTTCGCCGCCGAGCGTGAAGTGATCGAGAAGAACGGCACGTTGATCATGATCGATGACGACCGCATCCTCGAGCACCTGTCCGACGAAGACAAAGCCCGAATCGTCAAAAAGAAAGTACGTTTCCGTACCCTTGGCTGCTACCCGTTGACGGGCGCGGTGGAGTCCGAAGCCGAGACGCTGACGGACATCATTCAGGAAATGCTCCTGACGCGAACTTCCGAGCGCCAGGGCCGTGTCATCGACCACGATGGTGCAGGCTCGATGGAAGATAAAAAACGTCAAGGCTATTTCTAA